A window of the Tripterygium wilfordii isolate XIE 37 chromosome 12, ASM1340144v1, whole genome shotgun sequence genome harbors these coding sequences:
- the LOC120010525 gene encoding uncharacterized protein LOC120010525 produces MARLCVSSATERVIRRITTKGVTCYECGMIGHRKHEFPQGGRVSKQSQASGLPPSASTPALFSTVPSRGGEVELSRAITSFISASLARALSLQISPMSIALKADLYVLDFKDFDVILGVDWLTKHHALLDFWERKVTLNVLEGREIQLHRSKGVPCPYFMDKPSYQNCTVTSLITSTLRGDVATPTRMVEEYIDVFSDELPRLPPKREIDFTIELYPNVKPISIPPYRMASEKLKELMTQLEELQDLGFIRPSVSPWGAPVLFIKKKNGSLRMCINYR; encoded by the exons ATGGCAAGATTGTGTGTTTCAAGTGCGACCGAGAGGGTAATAAGAAGAATCACCACCAAGGGAGTCACGTGTTATGAGTGTGGTATGATCGGTCATAGGAAGCATGAGTTTCCACAGGGTGGTAGAGTTTCAAAGCAGTCACAGGCATCGGGTTTACCACCATCAGCTTCTACTCCAGCTCTTTTTTCTACTGTTCCATCAAGAGGGGGCGAGGTGGAGCTAAGCA gagcAATAACATCATTCATTTCTGCGTCCCTTGCACGTGCATTGAGTTTGCAAATCTCTCCAATGAG TATAGCCCTAAAGGCTGATTTATATGTCTTggacttcaaggattttgatgtaatccttggagtGGATTGGTTAACAAAGCATCATGCATTGTTggacttttgggagaggaaggtCACTCTTAATGTACTGGAAGGAAGGGAGATACAGTTACACCGATCGAAGGGGGTCCCATGTCCTTATTTCATGGACAAGCCTTCATACCAAAATTGTACAGtcacgagtttgattacatcGACACTTAGGGGTGATGTAGCTACCCCGACACGTATGGTAGAAGAGTATATTGATGTATTTTCGGATGAGTTACCCAGATTACCACcaaagagggagattgactttaccaTTGAGTTGTATCCgaatgttaagccaatttcaATTCCACCATATCGGATGGCTTCAGAAAAATTGAAGGAGTTGATGACTCAGTTGGAAGAGTTACAAgacttggggtttattagaccgagtgtgTCCCCGTGGGGAGCACCAGTTTTGTtcataaagaagaaaaatgggtCGTTGAGGATGTGTATAAATTACCGTTAA